Genomic segment of Vicia villosa cultivar HV-30 ecotype Madison, WI unplaced genomic scaffold, Vvil1.0 ctg.000045F_1_1_1, whole genome shotgun sequence:
CGGCTCTACAATGCACTTTGAAACGTTTTGTTTCGGTATTACTAAACGAAAAACCGTTGGTTAGATCGTTAATGATAACACCATTGTAATGCACTGAACAAATAATGTTTCTCTGAGCCATTGAAATGAATCTATATTTGTTCTCTGAACAAATAAATTTTCTATGTGTTTGAATGTGTGTTTGAATGTGTGTTTGAATGTGTGTTGCTATACATTTATCAGTCAAAGTGGTATTAATACTGTGCCAACCAAAGATGGACACGTAGGGAATCCACCAGGCAAAGGACGAATCATGTTTCAGTCCAACCAGGGGTTGGCCGAACCACAAGGGAGTCCGTCCAAGGGTTGGCCGAACCCAAACAAGGATAGTTGGAGTGCGTCCAAGGGTGGGACGGACGACAACTAGGCACAATTTTCGctgcatgcatgcatgcatttGTCCCATCAGCCATTGTGTAATCAAATCAAATAGTAAAGCATGCAATAGAGTCTAATATATGTTGGATAATAGCATGCTCCATATATTGCATGCATTACACTTATCTGTCCAATGGATTCTACAATGCATTTGCTTTTACTATAAATTCAACCTATCATTATCACTCCAAACTCATAACAGCTTCCAAATTTCATACATTACATATTCATCTGAAACACACAATTATCACTACCACAATCACATAACATGTCTGGTTTGCTTGCTTTGGGAGATAATCATCGAGGAACAAGAGAGAACGTGGCTGCATTCGTACGTATTTTAAATTTGTTACTAGTATTCTTATACGTATTTTTCACAGTTTATTGTTTTTGTATACTaaccaaattatatattttttgtataggATGAGTCTAAAAGGTTTAGACTACATAATCATATGTTTGATAGGGAGCCAAGTGAGGCTATCAAGCCTTACTTAGAAAGAGCCGGGTTTGGGATCGTCTCCAAAATCAACTTTAGAAGTGTTGATTCTAAACTTGTAATTGCGATGCTTGAGAGGTGGAGGCCTGAGACACACACGTTTCATTTGCCGACCGGTGAATGTACAATCACATTAGAGGATATAAATATGTTGTTTGGCCTCCGCGTAGATGGGAGAGCTGTAGTAGGTGAGACCGAAGGTCCCGATTATGCTTGTATCGATGCTTTAGGCATACAACCTTTTAGTGATAGGGTGAAGGGTTCGGTAAAATTGACATGGATACACGACGAGTTGAATGAATTAGAAAGCCATTCTCAACAAACCGAGGAGGAAAATATACTGCATGCAAAATTATATATCTTAAGTATGATTGCTGATTTATTTCCTGATAAATCTCATAATGTATTGCATTCTTCTTGGTTCAAATTTGTCAAAGATCTTGATGAATGTGGcaaatatagttgggggtctgcGTGTTTGGCTTACCTTTACAGGGAGATGTGCAAAGCATGTCGTGTAGGATGCATGAGTGTTGCAGGCTGCTCACTCATTCTCGCTGTGTGGACTTACTATCGCATTCCACAACTTGCTCCAAGGAGTGAAATTGCTCCAACCTATCCATACGCCACTAGGTAAATTCTTTactctatatatttatttttccaatAAATTAACGCATAGTCCTAATTGAACTTTTTAAATATGCAAGATTTGCACAACGAGGTATGGAGTATTACTCATCTCCAAATGCTTTTCTTGATGGATATCGTTTCATTTTGGATCACATGGTCCAAGGAGATGTAAGTTATTTTCCAACCCATATACTAAATCTTTCATTTACTTGAATACgactcttatatttatttatgtcttaCAGTTTTTGTGGAGGCCTTACGAAGAATATCCTCGTCGCACTCAACGAGAAGCTAAAGCGTGGAGTGCAACTACATATATTATCTGTTTTCATATTGTGGAAATGCATCACGCCGACAGGGTTAGGCTTCAATTTGGTTTTACGTAAAACATCCCTCAACCCCCGAGGTGTCTTGGAGATCATCACTTGGTGACGAAGAATGATGTAAAGGATTGTAATTATCGAGATGTGAACATTCACGAGAACAATGAGTGGAAAGGTAGAAGAAACTTAATAATGACAGGTGAGTTGAGTACTACTTTACGCCACACCGATGATTATATGCAATGGTTAAGAAATATTCCATTGTTATATTTGTCGAAAGAAACGTATTTGGCAGACCCTCGTTATTACACCTCCTCTACATCAACCCCACAAACAACCTTTCATCAACAAATCCCACAATCATTCCAACCAACCACACAATTCCAAACAACacaacaattccaacaaacacCACAATTCCAAACAACACCACAATTCCACCAAACACCACAATTCCAAACAACGCCACAATTCCAACCAATAacacaattccaacaaacacaattCCAACAACAAACTTCTTCCTTTCCACAAACATACCAACACACTCAAAccacacaacaacacacatttttTGCCACCCCATCTCAAATTCCAACCCCCTACACCTCAACCCCCCAAACAAACTACTACTATCACCAAGAACAATATCAACAATCAACACTTCGACCACCGCTACATAACACCCCAATCCCTCAACCCGACTTCGACCAATCATACTCCCAATCTCAACCGCTTTCACTCTCCCAACCACAACATACCTTTGACACCACAAATGTCTACTATCCATACATGTCATCAAATGTGCCACAAACCTTTGTAGCTTCTACTCAACCATTCATTGACATCACTGATGATCAAGTACTCGAAAATTTACCGACAATAACTCCACAACAACTGGCGAGGTTTATGAATGATGGTCCGTCGCATCAAAACGATGATCTTTCAAGCGACGATTCTCCACAAAGGCAACCTCCACCAAACATTGAGCAACCGTTAGGTAAGGGTAAGAGAGCAAAGATACCAAAAAAATGTCTCACTGGGGGCCATATGGTCCAACCAAAGCCCAAAAAAAAATAGGCCTTCTTTCCTTGTACGTGTTTatgtattgaataaaataaatattggaaatacaattttttttattcatatttaatgttatttattatattttaatgttttttataaattttattgttttttatttaattttattgtttttatttaatgtatttaatttatattttaatgtttttatttaatgtatttaatttattatattttttatttaataaattttatttattatattttttatttaatgtatttaatttatattttaatgttttttatttaattttattgttttttaatctttaatcaaaataaaaaatcaattatagcttttaataatcaattaaaaaaaaacaaaaaaaaaaaaaaaaaaagggcccAGTTACCGTCCGGCCCACCCCTGGCCGGACCCAAACTACGAGAAAAAGGCCTTCATCCGTCCGTCCAAGGGGTGGCCGGACCTGAACTGGAAATGTGGCATATTGGTCATTTATTTTCACTTTGTGGCATTATGGtatatttgtttcatttttgtgGCAGTACagtaaaaaaatcttttttttatagACCCTCTATCTTTTTGGTTAT
This window contains:
- the LOC131622869 gene encoding protein MAIN-LIKE 2-like, whose translation is MSGLLALGDNHRGTRENVAAFDESKRFRLHNHMFDREPSEAIKPYLERAGFGIVSKINFRSVDSKLVIAMLERWRPETHTFHLPTGECTITLEDINMLFGLRVDGRAVVGETEGPDYACIDALGIQPFSDRVKGSVKLTWIHDELNELESHSQQTEEENILHAKLYILSMIADLFPDKSHNVLHSSWFKFVKDLDECGKYSWGSACLAYLYREMCKACRVGCMSVAGCSLILAVWTYYRIPQLAPRSEIAPTYPYATRFAQRGMEYYSSPNAFLDGYRFILDHMVQGDFLWRPYEEYPRRTQREAKAWSATTYIICFHIVEMHHADRVRLQFGFT